A stretch of the Ctenopharyngodon idella isolate HZGC_01 chromosome 14, HZGC01, whole genome shotgun sequence genome encodes the following:
- the zgc:195212 gene encoding DUF4554 domain-containing protein isoform X1: MYCKLRQVLRCLLTLVHRECGECKRSGGLMVVTRALCESPAILTVSAAGAWCSKFSKSALKEAMERLSSQVPPCECVHQEELQRFTDNFGSLFFTYSFHATSQSVEEEQAKIQTFLHRLSLVHVQVEIIFEIRTDSTTHKQIYSGETRSKVSVMDHSISMDIAAYGQNPFSVRCFPSCPQMHPVLGDTLSCVLPTDIIEAGLCGEMSMVTMATLAPCMDQYSNWPIHLSCIRMLVYSPCGMPLMQQTQMSFLQSLASSLSWADLGFSKVCCMEAQNIQGCLCSDVEFSVETDYSQETGCSNAVEQTLTVFIFTQYTDPFRSQIPDFISSEELFERHLDAVFWYNGDQVRATLQSTMIKTLKGFQQRHAARQKLDSAISIVLSSVNSIIASSSSGEFRRACFDSMRVKSSCELHVSLQQSLQSVVDGRFAPKRTCSNEMVEEAVSTEQSSLDSWEKAFENPPELSSKRIHRDLESFSFIPEKRQCSEPFSENSDTFVKSAFEAANIQRSPLSPIQLPQSQQTGMIADIPSVLSLAKLNNEQVEKQWVQELENFSEWD; this comes from the exons ATGTACTGCAAATTACGACAG GTTTTGAGGTGTTTATTGACTTTAGTTCATCGCGAGTGTGGTGAGTGTAAACGGTCAGGAGGTCTGATGGTTGTCACGAGGGCGCTCTGTGAATCTCCGGCGATTTTAACTG TATCTGCTGCTGGTGCTTGGTGTAGTAAATTTTCTAAGTCTGCTTTGAAGG agGCTATGGAAAGACTTTCTTCACAGGTCCCACCTTGTGAGTGTGTTCATCAAGAAGAGCTTCAGAGATTTACTGACAATTTTGGGTCTTTGTTTTTTACCTATTCTTTTCAC GCTACTAGTCAGTCAGTGGAGGAAGAACAGGCGAAGATTCAAACATTTCTGCACAGACTCAGTCTGGTTCATGTGCAG GTGGAAATCATCTTTGAGATTAGAACAGATTCAACAACACACAAGCAAATTTACAG TGGAGAGACAAGAAGTAAAGTTTCAGTGATGGATCACAGCATTTCTATGGACATTGCCGCATACGGACA GAATCCATTTTCTGTGCGATGTTTCCCATCCTGTCCACAAATGCACCCAGTATTGGGAGACACACTGAGTTGTGTGCTCCCCACTGACATAATAGAGGCTGGACTATGTGGGGAAATGAGCATGGTTACCATGGCAACACTTGCACCCTGTATGGATCAGTATTCCAACTGGCCCATTCATCTCTCATGCATACGG ATGCTAGTGTACAGTCCATGTGGCATGCCTCTAATGCAACAAACACAGATGAGTTTCCTCCAGAGTTTGGCTTCTTCACTCTCCTGGGCAGATCTCGGCTTTTCTAAAGTCTGTTGTATGGAAGCACAAAACATCCAGG GCTGTCTGTGTTCTGATGTAGAATTCTCTGTTGAAACCGACTACAGTCAGGAAACAGGATGTAGTAATGCTGTAGAACAGACTCTGACTGTCTTCATTTTCACTCAGTACACTGACCCCTTCCGCTCCCAGATCCCTGACTTCATAA GCAGTGAGGAACTTTTCGAGAGACACTTGGATGCAGTTTTTTGGTACAACGGAGATCAAGTGAGGGCGACTCTACAGTCTACCATGATAAAAACTCTGAAAGGATTCCAGCAAAGACACGCT GCCAGGCAGAAGTTGGATTCTGCCATATCCATCGTCTTGAGCTCAGTGAACAGTATAATTGCCAGCAGCAGCAGTGGAGAGTTTCGAAGAGCCTGTTTTGATAGCATGAGG GTCAAGAGCTCCTGTGAGTTACATGTATCTCTTCAACAGTCACTTCAAAGCGTTGTGGATGGGCGCTTTGCTCCAAAGCGCACGTGTAGCAATGAAATG GTGGAGGAGGCTGTTAGCACTGAACAAAGTAGTCTTGACAGCTGGGAGAAAG catttgaAAATCCACCAGAACTGTCTTCTAAGAGGATTCACCGTGACCTTGAATCCTTCAGCTTTATCCCTGAGAAGAGGCAATGCTCAGAGCCATTCTCTGAGAACTCAGACACCTTCGTGAAGAGTGCCTTTGAGGCAGCAAACATCCAGAGAAGTCCCCTGTCTCCTATACAGCTTCCTCAAAGTCAGCAAACTGGAATGATCGCAGACATACCCTCAGTGCTGAGCCTGGCTAAACTAAACAATGAACAG GTGGAGAAGCAGTGGGTTCAAGAGCTTGAGAACTTTTCTGAATGGGACTGA
- the zgc:195212 gene encoding DUF4554 domain-containing protein isoform X5 produces MYCKLRQVLRCLLTLVHRECGECKRSGGLMVVTRALCESPAILTVSAAGAWCSKFSKSALKEAMERLSSQVPPCECVHQEELQRFTDNFGSLFFTYSFHATSQSVEEEQAKIQTFLHRLSLVHVQVEIIFEIRTDSTTHKQIYSGETRSKVSVMDHSISMDIAAYGQLSVF; encoded by the exons ATGTACTGCAAATTACGACAG GTTTTGAGGTGTTTATTGACTTTAGTTCATCGCGAGTGTGGTGAGTGTAAACGGTCAGGAGGTCTGATGGTTGTCACGAGGGCGCTCTGTGAATCTCCGGCGATTTTAACTG TATCTGCTGCTGGTGCTTGGTGTAGTAAATTTTCTAAGTCTGCTTTGAAGG agGCTATGGAAAGACTTTCTTCACAGGTCCCACCTTGTGAGTGTGTTCATCAAGAAGAGCTTCAGAGATTTACTGACAATTTTGGGTCTTTGTTTTTTACCTATTCTTTTCAC GCTACTAGTCAGTCAGTGGAGGAAGAACAGGCGAAGATTCAAACATTTCTGCACAGACTCAGTCTGGTTCATGTGCAG GTGGAAATCATCTTTGAGATTAGAACAGATTCAACAACACACAAGCAAATTTACAG TGGAGAGACAAGAAGTAAAGTTTCAGTGATGGATCACAGCATTTCTATGGACATTGCCGCATACGGACA GCTGTCTGTGTTCTGA
- the zgc:195212 gene encoding DUF4554 domain-containing protein isoform X2 gives MCSGETRSKVSVMDHSISMDIAAYGQNPFSVRCFPSCPQMHPVLGDTLSCVLPTDIIEAGLCGEMSMVTMATLAPCMDQYSNWPIHLSCIRMLVYSPCGMPLMQQTQMSFLQSLASSLSWADLGFSKVCCMEAQNIQGCLCSDVEFSVETDYSQETGCSNAVEQTLTVFIFTQYTDPFRSQIPDFISSEELFERHLDAVFWYNGDQVRATLQSTMIKTLKGFQQRHAARQKLDSAISIVLSSVNSIIASSSSGEFRRACFDSMRVKSSCELHVSLQQSLQSVVDGRFAPKRTCSNEMVEEAVSTEQSSLDSWEKAFENPPELSSKRIHRDLESFSFIPEKRQCSEPFSENSDTFVKSAFEAANIQRSPLSPIQLPQSQQTGMIADIPSVLSLAKLNNEQVEKQWVQELENFSEWD, from the exons ATGTGCAG TGGAGAGACAAGAAGTAAAGTTTCAGTGATGGATCACAGCATTTCTATGGACATTGCCGCATACGGACA GAATCCATTTTCTGTGCGATGTTTCCCATCCTGTCCACAAATGCACCCAGTATTGGGAGACACACTGAGTTGTGTGCTCCCCACTGACATAATAGAGGCTGGACTATGTGGGGAAATGAGCATGGTTACCATGGCAACACTTGCACCCTGTATGGATCAGTATTCCAACTGGCCCATTCATCTCTCATGCATACGG ATGCTAGTGTACAGTCCATGTGGCATGCCTCTAATGCAACAAACACAGATGAGTTTCCTCCAGAGTTTGGCTTCTTCACTCTCCTGGGCAGATCTCGGCTTTTCTAAAGTCTGTTGTATGGAAGCACAAAACATCCAGG GCTGTCTGTGTTCTGATGTAGAATTCTCTGTTGAAACCGACTACAGTCAGGAAACAGGATGTAGTAATGCTGTAGAACAGACTCTGACTGTCTTCATTTTCACTCAGTACACTGACCCCTTCCGCTCCCAGATCCCTGACTTCATAA GCAGTGAGGAACTTTTCGAGAGACACTTGGATGCAGTTTTTTGGTACAACGGAGATCAAGTGAGGGCGACTCTACAGTCTACCATGATAAAAACTCTGAAAGGATTCCAGCAAAGACACGCT GCCAGGCAGAAGTTGGATTCTGCCATATCCATCGTCTTGAGCTCAGTGAACAGTATAATTGCCAGCAGCAGCAGTGGAGAGTTTCGAAGAGCCTGTTTTGATAGCATGAGG GTCAAGAGCTCCTGTGAGTTACATGTATCTCTTCAACAGTCACTTCAAAGCGTTGTGGATGGGCGCTTTGCTCCAAAGCGCACGTGTAGCAATGAAATG GTGGAGGAGGCTGTTAGCACTGAACAAAGTAGTCTTGACAGCTGGGAGAAAG catttgaAAATCCACCAGAACTGTCTTCTAAGAGGATTCACCGTGACCTTGAATCCTTCAGCTTTATCCCTGAGAAGAGGCAATGCTCAGAGCCATTCTCTGAGAACTCAGACACCTTCGTGAAGAGTGCCTTTGAGGCAGCAAACATCCAGAGAAGTCCCCTGTCTCCTATACAGCTTCCTCAAAGTCAGCAAACTGGAATGATCGCAGACATACCCTCAGTGCTGAGCCTGGCTAAACTAAACAATGAACAG GTGGAGAAGCAGTGGGTTCAAGAGCTTGAGAACTTTTCTGAATGGGACTGA
- the zgc:195212 gene encoding DUF4554 domain-containing protein isoform X3 translates to MLVYSPCGMPLMQQTQMSFLQSLASSLSWADLGFSKVCCMEAQNIQGCLCSDVEFSVETDYSQETGCSNAVEQTLTVFIFTQYTDPFRSQIPDFISSEELFERHLDAVFWYNGDQVRATLQSTMIKTLKGFQQRHAARQKLDSAISIVLSSVNSIIASSSSGEFRRACFDSMRVKSSCELHVSLQQSLQSVVDGRFAPKRTCSNEMVEEAVSTEQSSLDSWEKAFENPPELSSKRIHRDLESFSFIPEKRQCSEPFSENSDTFVKSAFEAANIQRSPLSPIQLPQSQQTGMIADIPSVLSLAKLNNEQVEKQWVQELENFSEWD, encoded by the exons ATGCTAGTGTACAGTCCATGTGGCATGCCTCTAATGCAACAAACACAGATGAGTTTCCTCCAGAGTTTGGCTTCTTCACTCTCCTGGGCAGATCTCGGCTTTTCTAAAGTCTGTTGTATGGAAGCACAAAACATCCAGG GCTGTCTGTGTTCTGATGTAGAATTCTCTGTTGAAACCGACTACAGTCAGGAAACAGGATGTAGTAATGCTGTAGAACAGACTCTGACTGTCTTCATTTTCACTCAGTACACTGACCCCTTCCGCTCCCAGATCCCTGACTTCATAA GCAGTGAGGAACTTTTCGAGAGACACTTGGATGCAGTTTTTTGGTACAACGGAGATCAAGTGAGGGCGACTCTACAGTCTACCATGATAAAAACTCTGAAAGGATTCCAGCAAAGACACGCT GCCAGGCAGAAGTTGGATTCTGCCATATCCATCGTCTTGAGCTCAGTGAACAGTATAATTGCCAGCAGCAGCAGTGGAGAGTTTCGAAGAGCCTGTTTTGATAGCATGAGG GTCAAGAGCTCCTGTGAGTTACATGTATCTCTTCAACAGTCACTTCAAAGCGTTGTGGATGGGCGCTTTGCTCCAAAGCGCACGTGTAGCAATGAAATG GTGGAGGAGGCTGTTAGCACTGAACAAAGTAGTCTTGACAGCTGGGAGAAAG catttgaAAATCCACCAGAACTGTCTTCTAAGAGGATTCACCGTGACCTTGAATCCTTCAGCTTTATCCCTGAGAAGAGGCAATGCTCAGAGCCATTCTCTGAGAACTCAGACACCTTCGTGAAGAGTGCCTTTGAGGCAGCAAACATCCAGAGAAGTCCCCTGTCTCCTATACAGCTTCCTCAAAGTCAGCAAACTGGAATGATCGCAGACATACCCTCAGTGCTGAGCCTGGCTAAACTAAACAATGAACAG GTGGAGAAGCAGTGGGTTCAAGAGCTTGAGAACTTTTCTGAATGGGACTGA
- the zgc:195212 gene encoding DUF4554 domain-containing protein isoform X4 translates to MCIYYLILAFLFIGCLCSDVEFSVETDYSQETGCSNAVEQTLTVFIFTQYTDPFRSQIPDFISSEELFERHLDAVFWYNGDQVRATLQSTMIKTLKGFQQRHAARQKLDSAISIVLSSVNSIIASSSSGEFRRACFDSMRVKSSCELHVSLQQSLQSVVDGRFAPKRTCSNEMVEEAVSTEQSSLDSWEKAFENPPELSSKRIHRDLESFSFIPEKRQCSEPFSENSDTFVKSAFEAANIQRSPLSPIQLPQSQQTGMIADIPSVLSLAKLNNEQVEKQWVQELENFSEWD, encoded by the exons atgtgtatatattatttaattctgGCTTTTCTCTTTATAGGCTGTCTGTGTTCTGATGTAGAATTCTCTGTTGAAACCGACTACAGTCAGGAAACAGGATGTAGTAATGCTGTAGAACAGACTCTGACTGTCTTCATTTTCACTCAGTACACTGACCCCTTCCGCTCCCAGATCCCTGACTTCATAA GCAGTGAGGAACTTTTCGAGAGACACTTGGATGCAGTTTTTTGGTACAACGGAGATCAAGTGAGGGCGACTCTACAGTCTACCATGATAAAAACTCTGAAAGGATTCCAGCAAAGACACGCT GCCAGGCAGAAGTTGGATTCTGCCATATCCATCGTCTTGAGCTCAGTGAACAGTATAATTGCCAGCAGCAGCAGTGGAGAGTTTCGAAGAGCCTGTTTTGATAGCATGAGG GTCAAGAGCTCCTGTGAGTTACATGTATCTCTTCAACAGTCACTTCAAAGCGTTGTGGATGGGCGCTTTGCTCCAAAGCGCACGTGTAGCAATGAAATG GTGGAGGAGGCTGTTAGCACTGAACAAAGTAGTCTTGACAGCTGGGAGAAAG catttgaAAATCCACCAGAACTGTCTTCTAAGAGGATTCACCGTGACCTTGAATCCTTCAGCTTTATCCCTGAGAAGAGGCAATGCTCAGAGCCATTCTCTGAGAACTCAGACACCTTCGTGAAGAGTGCCTTTGAGGCAGCAAACATCCAGAGAAGTCCCCTGTCTCCTATACAGCTTCCTCAAAGTCAGCAAACTGGAATGATCGCAGACATACCCTCAGTGCTGAGCCTGGCTAAACTAAACAATGAACAG GTGGAGAAGCAGTGGGTTCAAGAGCTTGAGAACTTTTCTGAATGGGACTGA
- the slc30a9 gene encoding zinc transporter 9 isoform X2, whose protein sequence is MFPSLAHRPWKVLCQVYLQHRAPLSQRPFKIAKPCFGWQSGGGVHKLWFSFPDSRAASLTWTQVQNCSTSSSGKDGSPAGPVEPKPTENAQAAQPSAKIADSKPQGLMKAEGIQVKVRAVLKKREYGVKYTQNNFITAVRAMNEFCLKPSDLEQLRKIRRRSPHDDTEAFTVFLRSDVEAKALDVWGSQEALTRERNLRKAVEKEYQENTFRNQQLLKEYKDFRGNTKPRSRTRATFLEGPGKVVMVAICINGLNFFFKLLAWVYTGSASMFSEAIHSLADTCNQALLALGISQSARNPDAIHPYGFSNMRYIASLISGVGIFMMGAGLSWYHGIMGLLHPQQMESLLWAYCILAGSLVSEGATLLVAINEIKKSARKQGVSFYEYVMQSRDPSTNVVLLEDAAAVLGVVLAAGCMGLTSLTGNPYYDSLGSLGVGTLLGTVSAFLIYTNTEALLGRSIQAEHVQKLTELLENDPAVRAIHDVKATDLGLSKVRFKAEVDFDGRVVTRSYLEKQDIEQILNEIQQVKTPEELENFMLKHGENIIDTLGAEVDRLEKELKQRNPEVRHVDLEIL, encoded by the exons ATGTTCCCCAGCCTGGCCCATAGACCATGGAAAGTCCTCTGCCAGGTCTACCTGCAACACCGAGCCCCTCTGTCTCAGAGACCATTCAAAATAGCAAAGCCATGTTTTG GTTGGCAAAGTGGAGGGGGGGTTCACAAACTCTGGTTCAGCTTCCCTGATTCCAGAGCCGCTTCCTTAACGTGGACACAGGTCCAGAACTGTTCAACATCAAGCAGTGGTAAAGATGGATCTCCAGCAGGCCCTGTAGAGCCAAAACCCACTGAGAATGCACAAGCTGCACAGCCCTCTGCAAAAATAGCTG ATTCCAAACCTCAAGGTCTGATGAAAGCAGAGGGTATTCAAGTGAAAG TACGGGCTGTCCTGAAAAAAAGGGAATATGGCGTCAAATACACCCAGAATAATTTCATCACCGCAGTTAGAGCTATGAATGAGTTCTGCCTCAAACCCAG TGACCTTGAGCAGCTTAGGAAAATCCGTCGACGTAGTCCCCATGATGACACAGAAGCCTTTACCGTCTTCCTGCGATCAGATGTGGAGGCAAA AGCGCTGGATGTATGGGGAAGTCAAGAGGCACTCACTCGAGAGAGGAATCTCAGGAAAGCGGTGGAAAAGGAGTACCAAGAAA ACACATTTAGAAATCAGCAGCTGTTGAAAGAGTACAAAGACTTCCGGGGAAACACAAAG CCTCGGTCTAGGACGAGAGCAACATTTCTAGAAGGACCGGGCAAAGTGGTGATGGTAGCAATATGCAT AAATGGCCTGAATTTTTTCTTCAAGCTGTTGGCGTGGGTTTATACGGGATCTGCCAGTATGTTTTCAGAAGCCATCCACTCGCTGGCTGATACCTGCAATCAG GCTCTTCTTGCACTAGGCATCAGTCAGTCTGCCCGGAACCCAGATGCCATCCATCC GTACGGCTTCTCCAACATGCGTTACATCGCCTCTCTCATCAGCGGAGTGGGCATCTTCATGATGGGTGCTGGCTTGTCCTGGTATCATGGCATTATGGGACTCCTGCACCCTCAGCAAATGGAATCACTGCTCTGG GCATACTGTATTTTAGCAGGGTCTCTGGTATCTGAAGGAG CTACACTATTAGTGGCTATTAATGAGATTAAGAAGAGTGCACGTAAACAAGGCGTGTCCTTTTATGAGTACG TGATGCAAAGTCGAGACCCCAGCACTAACGTGGTCCTGTTGGAGGACGCTGCTGCTGTGCTCGGAGTGGTGCTGGCAGCTGGATGTATGGGACTTACATCTCTTACAG GTAACCCCTACTATGACAGTCTCGGTTCTCTGGGCGTGGGCACCCTGTTAGGAACAGTGTCTGCGTTCCTCATTTACACTAACACAGAGGCTCTGCTGGGCCGCTCCATCCAGGCCGAGCATGTGCAGAAGCTCACAGAGTTATTGGAAAACGACCCTGCTGTCAG GGCGATTCATGATGTCAAAGCCACAGATTTGGGGCTGAGCAAAGTGCGCTTCAAGGCGGAGGTGGACTTTGATGGGCGGGTGGTGACACGCTCATACCTGGAGAAGCAAGATATTGAACAGATCCTCAAT GAAATTCAGCAGGTGAAGACACCAGAGGAGCTGGAGAACTTTATGCTGAAGCATGGGGAGAACATTATTGACACCTTAGGAGCAGAGGTGGACCGTCTGGAGAAGGAACTTAAG CAACGTAATCCTGAGGTGCGGCATGTGGACCTGGAgattttataa
- the slc30a9 gene encoding zinc transporter 9 isoform X1: MFPSLAHRPWKVLCQVYLQHRAPLSQRPFKIAKPCFGWQSGGGVHKLWFSFPDSRAASLTWTQVQNCSTSSSGKDGSPAGPVEPKPTENAQAAQPSAKIAGAKVSSDSKPQGLMKAEGIQVKVRAVLKKREYGVKYTQNNFITAVRAMNEFCLKPSDLEQLRKIRRRSPHDDTEAFTVFLRSDVEAKALDVWGSQEALTRERNLRKAVEKEYQENTFRNQQLLKEYKDFRGNTKPRSRTRATFLEGPGKVVMVAICINGLNFFFKLLAWVYTGSASMFSEAIHSLADTCNQALLALGISQSARNPDAIHPYGFSNMRYIASLISGVGIFMMGAGLSWYHGIMGLLHPQQMESLLWAYCILAGSLVSEGATLLVAINEIKKSARKQGVSFYEYVMQSRDPSTNVVLLEDAAAVLGVVLAAGCMGLTSLTGNPYYDSLGSLGVGTLLGTVSAFLIYTNTEALLGRSIQAEHVQKLTELLENDPAVRAIHDVKATDLGLSKVRFKAEVDFDGRVVTRSYLEKQDIEQILNEIQQVKTPEELENFMLKHGENIIDTLGAEVDRLEKELKQRNPEVRHVDLEIL; the protein is encoded by the exons ATGTTCCCCAGCCTGGCCCATAGACCATGGAAAGTCCTCTGCCAGGTCTACCTGCAACACCGAGCCCCTCTGTCTCAGAGACCATTCAAAATAGCAAAGCCATGTTTTG GTTGGCAAAGTGGAGGGGGGGTTCACAAACTCTGGTTCAGCTTCCCTGATTCCAGAGCCGCTTCCTTAACGTGGACACAGGTCCAGAACTGTTCAACATCAAGCAGTGGTAAAGATGGATCTCCAGCAGGCCCTGTAGAGCCAAAACCCACTGAGAATGCACAAGCTGCACAGCCCTCTGCAAAAATAGCTG GTGCTAAAGTTAGCTCTG ATTCCAAACCTCAAGGTCTGATGAAAGCAGAGGGTATTCAAGTGAAAG TACGGGCTGTCCTGAAAAAAAGGGAATATGGCGTCAAATACACCCAGAATAATTTCATCACCGCAGTTAGAGCTATGAATGAGTTCTGCCTCAAACCCAG TGACCTTGAGCAGCTTAGGAAAATCCGTCGACGTAGTCCCCATGATGACACAGAAGCCTTTACCGTCTTCCTGCGATCAGATGTGGAGGCAAA AGCGCTGGATGTATGGGGAAGTCAAGAGGCACTCACTCGAGAGAGGAATCTCAGGAAAGCGGTGGAAAAGGAGTACCAAGAAA ACACATTTAGAAATCAGCAGCTGTTGAAAGAGTACAAAGACTTCCGGGGAAACACAAAG CCTCGGTCTAGGACGAGAGCAACATTTCTAGAAGGACCGGGCAAAGTGGTGATGGTAGCAATATGCAT AAATGGCCTGAATTTTTTCTTCAAGCTGTTGGCGTGGGTTTATACGGGATCTGCCAGTATGTTTTCAGAAGCCATCCACTCGCTGGCTGATACCTGCAATCAG GCTCTTCTTGCACTAGGCATCAGTCAGTCTGCCCGGAACCCAGATGCCATCCATCC GTACGGCTTCTCCAACATGCGTTACATCGCCTCTCTCATCAGCGGAGTGGGCATCTTCATGATGGGTGCTGGCTTGTCCTGGTATCATGGCATTATGGGACTCCTGCACCCTCAGCAAATGGAATCACTGCTCTGG GCATACTGTATTTTAGCAGGGTCTCTGGTATCTGAAGGAG CTACACTATTAGTGGCTATTAATGAGATTAAGAAGAGTGCACGTAAACAAGGCGTGTCCTTTTATGAGTACG TGATGCAAAGTCGAGACCCCAGCACTAACGTGGTCCTGTTGGAGGACGCTGCTGCTGTGCTCGGAGTGGTGCTGGCAGCTGGATGTATGGGACTTACATCTCTTACAG GTAACCCCTACTATGACAGTCTCGGTTCTCTGGGCGTGGGCACCCTGTTAGGAACAGTGTCTGCGTTCCTCATTTACACTAACACAGAGGCTCTGCTGGGCCGCTCCATCCAGGCCGAGCATGTGCAGAAGCTCACAGAGTTATTGGAAAACGACCCTGCTGTCAG GGCGATTCATGATGTCAAAGCCACAGATTTGGGGCTGAGCAAAGTGCGCTTCAAGGCGGAGGTGGACTTTGATGGGCGGGTGGTGACACGCTCATACCTGGAGAAGCAAGATATTGAACAGATCCTCAAT GAAATTCAGCAGGTGAAGACACCAGAGGAGCTGGAGAACTTTATGCTGAAGCATGGGGAGAACATTATTGACACCTTAGGAGCAGAGGTGGACCGTCTGGAGAAGGAACTTAAG CAACGTAATCCTGAGGTGCGGCATGTGGACCTGGAgattttataa